The Haloplanus sp. CK5-1 genome segment TGCTCTGTCACCTGCTCAGCCTCGCGGTCGGCGAGTCGCCGGCGGCCGTCGAGTGGACACCCACGGCGATGGCCGCACTCGGATACGTCGGCCTCCTCGCCGGGGCCGTCGCCTACATCGCCTACTTCGGCCTCCTCGACGATGCGGGGGCGATCCGGGCGAACCTCGTGTTCTACGCCGTCCCCGTCGTCGCGGCGCTCGGCGGGTGGATGCTCCTCGGTGAGACCATCTCCGCAGTCGCCGTCGCTGGCTTCGTCACCATCTTCACCGGCTTCCTCGTTCTCGGCAGCGAGTCGGCCGACCTCCCCACGCAACGGGGGCGGATCACCCGTCTGGGCGGGATCGATCCGACCGGTGCGGTCGATCCGCCCGATGTCGTAGACGAGCCCAGAGGATTCGAAGCTGACTGATCGATCATCTACGACAATCAATAATTAATTATAGTTTCAGTGAACTTTAATCGGATCGAATCCGTCGCTCGATCCGAGAGGGGGCCGGTGTCGGCGGGCTCTGAGTCGGGAGACACCCGACAACGATATGCCATCGAGATCAGGACGTCACCCCGCCCACGAAAGCGTCGTCGTCACCTCTCGATTTTTTGTCGACTACGAGTCAGGGGTGGGATTCGAACCACGGTCGTTCCACGTCGCTCCACTTCCTGATTCGAATTCACCCCGTGGTTTCGCTGCTCACGTCGTTCGCAGTGGACAGCCAGGGGTGGGATTCGAACCCACGAAGTCTCGATTACAAGTCGAGTGCATGAACCGCCCATGCTCCCCTGGCACGCCACGACGGGTTATCGCTCCGCCCGAGAGTGCTTATCGGTTTCGACCTCTCGCTCGAAACCGATCCGGTGTGGATGGTAGCCTCGGTCCTCGTAGAACCGGACGGCGTCGTCGTTCGCCGCCAGTGCCTCCAGTCGGATCACGTCGACGCCACTGTCCCGCAACGCCGCCTCCGCGGCGTCGAGAAGCGTCGATCCGATCCCCGACCGGCGGTGGGCCGGCGCGACGTAGAGATCACGGACGACACCGTGGGTGACCGCCACGGCCAACGGACCCTCCTCCACGCCGTACCGGACGAACCCGACGACGTCGCCGCTGTCGCGCGCGACCGAGAGCCCTCCCTCGACGGCGTGGTGCGCCACCGACTCCCTGATCGCGTCCCGGTTCGGGTCGGCGAGCAGATGCGAGCCGTACCGGCGCTGTTCGCGCGCGAGGTCGACCCAGAGGTCGGCGACGGCGTCGGCGTCGCCCGGCGTGGCCGTCTCTACCGCGACCATGGTGTCGGTACGGCCACACGGGACAAATCAGTTCCGTCGCACGACCGCGATACACGATACAAGAAACAGTCACCCCGGGTACGAGATGGAGACCGCCGAGTCGGTGACCGGAGGCGCGGGAGCAACGCCCGGACGGACGCGTCGGCTGTTCGACAACTTCGCCGACCCCGTCGTCGACGGGGGGTCGACGGGCGGCGACCGTGTGTCAGGCGTCCCCGACGAACGCCTCGGAGCCCTCGTAGAACCAGTTGCCGTTCTCCCGCATCGCCTCGCCGAGGAGCCGGTGGAGGGTCTCGAAGTCCTCTACGGTCTCGGCGTCGACGCCTTCGAACACCTCCCGGAGTGGGACGACCGTCTCCGAGTCGATGCGGACCGGATCGTCGCCGTACTCCGCGACGAACGCCGGCACGTCGAGTGGGAAATCCTCCGTCTCGTCGATCTTCTTCGCCACGACGGCGTGGCCGTACTTGCGTCGGCCCTCGCTCCCCTCGTCGCCGTCCGGATCGTGTGGCCAGTCCATACGAACATCTCGGACGGCCGCCGCAAAACCGTTACGCTCGGTCCGCCGATCTCACCGCGGCGTGAATCGGTGTACATCGCGGGCGTGTGCGAGGAGTTCCGCCGTCGAGTCGAAGCACTCGCCACACCCACAGCGGTGCAACGCCGCCGACGTCGAACCCTGTGTCGACATACGCACCGGTAGGTGACCCGCGAATTTATAATTATTGTTCGTGTGTTTTGGTGGCACGGGCCGGGGGATACAGCGATCGAGTGGGACATCTGCGACCGAGACGAACGGAGTGAGTCGAGGGAAGTCGGTGGGACTGGGATTCGAACCACGGTCGTTTCGCTCGCGTTCGCTCACTCCACTCCCTGATCCGAATCCCAGCGGCCGCTTTTCGCTCACTAGCGTTCGCGAAAACCGGTGGGACTGGGATTCGAACCCAGGAAGCCGTGAGGCTACCTGCTTTCAAGGCAGGCGCAATAGGCCGCTCTGCCATCCCACCGCGTAGTGTGGAGGGGCCGCCGTGTCGTACGGGTACATGAATCCGAACAGTCCGCAAAAAGTTGAAGCTATCGCTCCCGATTCCAGCCCGTCACGCGAATCGTCCGACGGGCGTGGCGGGATGGAATACGGTGGCCGCGTCGACGCGGCACTCGGTCCCGAGGCACGCGAAGTGAAAGCGGCTTCCCAACCGCCGGTCGGAAAAACCCCTCGCCAGGAGTGCCGTGCGAGGGATGGGAGAGTGTGGGATCGGACTGACTCGGTGGTCGCCTACGTCGCGGTCAGCGTCTCCTTGATCACGACCGACTCTGTCGGCGTGTGAACGACGCGAACCGTTACGCTATCCCCGTCGCCGAGTTCACATTCCGTGCTCGCAAGTCGAAAGGTGGCAGTTTCGCCAGCACGCCACGTGCCGTCTGCGCTCGTGTCGAGTTGCCCCCCGTCAGGACTGTAGTAGTCGAAAATATCATCACCGTTGTAATTTGCTGACCCGAGCGTGGTCGTCGGGAGGTTCACGATCCGGGATCGTTTCCCGCAGGCATCGGTTGCATCGACAGCGATCTCCAAGTTGGTCACATCCAACCGATCACCGGCGACGTGAGTAATTCGAACGATTTGGTCGTTCGATCCCGGCCGGTTGTACACGAGCTCACCGGTCGATTGACCGACCATCGGGCCGGGCTGGTTGGTTTCGTCAGCCACCCCGAGCACGAACACCGAAATCGTCGCCGCGAGGATAACCACGACGGCGACTAGCAAGACGCTCGCTATGACCGGTGAGACGGCCCGTGACGACGGTCGATTCACCGTATTCGGTTCACCAATCCAGTCACACTAATTCCTTCTCATTGCCGTACCGTCCGCCGATCGGTCGCGTCGCTGTCAAAAGATGCTGAAGTCGCCCGCGTCGTGTCGTCGCTCCACGTACTGTCGGGGGAACTCCCCCTCCATGCGCATCATCGTCCCCGACATCTCGAGGAGGTCGATGATCGCGCCCGTCTCGTCGTCGGTGACGGTGTCGCCGGGCGAGAGCGTCCGCCGCAACCGGTCCGGATCGTTCCCGGTTTCGGCGGCGAAGTCGTCGATAGAAATCGTCATCCGGAGTCGCACGACGTCCTTGCTCACCGCCGTGACTTCGGCCCGATACCCCGACGCGTCGCGGAGTACGTCCCCTTCGGAAAGCATCAATTCCCGGTTTCCGGTGCACCACCGAAAGCGTGGTGGTCACCGTGCGGCGCCGGGGTCCCCACCGGCGCGTACCGCTTTCGGCGATCCTCGGGCGACGCGGCCGAACGCGTCTCCGAGGGCGGGTCCGCCCTCGGCTCAGCTCCGGACCAGTCGCGGCTCCGACCCGTCGTACGACACCCGCAGGTCGAGGTCGTCGAAGAAGGCCGCCGTGTTTCCAGGTACCGCGCGTTCGCCGTCGATCCGCGCGTTCAGGATCGGCAGGGCGTCGAGGAGGTCCTCGCCAGTCTCGATCACCGGTTGGACGGGCAGGAAGTCGACGTCGTGGCCGACCGACCGGCCGCGGGTGGTGAGCGTCTCCACCGCCGGGCGCGCGAACGCGCCGTCGAAGTCGACCGGTTCGGTGAATCCGGCGTAGTACCGCCGGCCGCCGGTCGACGGCCCGAGGACGACTTCGGCACGCCGGAGTTTCATCGCGGCGTTGTCGATCAGCGTACGCGTCAGGAAGGGGGCCGATCCCTCGACGACTGCGACGGAGTTGACGCCCTCCTCCCGGAGGAGATGCGTGACGGTGTTGCCGGCGCGCGCGTCGAACGACGACCCGACCTGCGGTTCGAATCGTACGTCGCCGATGTCGTCGAGGGCCGAGGCCGCGAGCGCTCGAAGCGCCGCCTCCGAGGACGTCTCGGTGACGTGATCGTCGGGCAGGAGGTCGTCGGGCCGGTAGTTGACGAGCAA includes the following:
- a CDS encoding GNAT family N-acetyltransferase, with product MVAVETATPGDADAVADLWVDLAREQRRYGSHLLADPNRDAIRESVAHHAVEGGLSVARDSGDVVGFVRYGVEEGPLAVAVTHGVVRDLYVAPAHRRSGIGSTLLDAAEAALRDSGVDVIRLEALAANDDAVRFYEDRGYHPHRIGFEREVETDKHSRAER
- a CDS encoding DUF5785 family protein — protein: MDWPHDPDGDEGSEGRRKYGHAVVAKKIDETEDFPLDVPAFVAEYGDDPVRIDSETVVPLREVFEGVDAETVEDFETLHRLLGEAMRENGNWFYEGSEAFVGDA
- a CDS encoding type IV pilin; this translates as MNRPSSRAVSPVIASVLLVAVVVILAATISVFVLGVADETNQPGPMVGQSTGELVYNRPGSNDQIVRITHVAGDRLDVTNLEIAVDATDACGKRSRIVNLPTTTLGSANYNGDDIFDYYSPDGGQLDTSADGTWRAGETATFRLASTECELGDGDSVTVRVVHTPTESVVIKETLTAT
- a CDS encoding DUF2064 domain-containing protein, whose amino-acid sequence is MTTIAVLADPPREGLVATDLAATSPLTEAEAAECYAAGLSDVFVAVSRSGGELLVNYRPDDLLPDDHVTETSSEAALRALAASALDDIGDVRFEPQVGSSFDARAGNTVTHLLREEGVNSVAVVEGSAPFLTRTLIDNAAMKLRRAEVVLGPSTGGRRYYAGFTEPVDFDGAFARPAVETLTTRGRSVGHDVDFLPVQPVIETGEDLLDALPILNARIDGERAVPGNTAAFFDDLDLRVSYDGSEPRLVRS